The uncultured Bacteroides sp. genome has a segment encoding these proteins:
- a CDS encoding cofactor-independent phosphoglycerate mutase: MKHIIILGDGMADWPVKSLQNKTLLQYAKTPYMDLLAKMGKTGQLITVAPGFHPGSEVANMSVLGYNLPQVYEGRGPLEAASIGVELEPGEMAIRCNLICVEGEILKNHSSGHISTEDADVLIKFLQEKLGSDRVTFHTGVAYRHLLVIKGGNKNIECTPPHDVPLHPFRPLLVKATVPEAQETADLINDLILKSQELLKDHPLNLKRVAEGKDPANSIWPWSPGYRPKMETIAQTFPFMKKGAVISAVDLINGIGYYAGLRRIPVEGATGLYDTNYENKVAAALDALRTDDFVYLHIEASDEAGHEGDVDLKLKTIENLDSRAVGPIYEAVKNWDEPVAIAVLPDHPTPCELRTHTSDPVPFLIYYPGIEADSVQTFDEFSVKEGVYGLLKENEFINAFLSNE; this comes from the coding sequence ATGAAACATATAATAATATTGGGTGATGGTATGGCCGACTGGCCAGTCAAGTCACTACAAAACAAGACGCTTTTGCAATATGCTAAGACGCCTTACATGGATTTACTCGCAAAGATGGGCAAAACCGGACAATTGATTACTGTTGCTCCGGGTTTTCATCCCGGAAGCGAGGTGGCAAATATGTCTGTTCTTGGTTATAACCTGCCACAAGTATACGAAGGTCGAGGCCCACTGGAAGCTGCCAGCATAGGAGTGGAGCTGGAACCGGGGGAAATGGCCATACGATGCAACCTGATTTGTGTTGAAGGAGAGATTTTAAAGAATCACTCTTCCGGTCATATATCCACTGAAGATGCAGATGTGCTCATTAAATTTCTGCAAGAGAAGTTGGGCAGTGACCGTGTAACCTTTCATACTGGAGTGGCTTACCGTCACTTGCTGGTTATCAAAGGAGGAAATAAAAACATTGAGTGTACGCCACCTCATGACGTACCGCTCCACCCGTTCCGCCCGTTACTGGTTAAGGCTACAGTGCCCGAAGCTCAGGAAACAGCGGACTTGATAAATGATTTAATATTAAAATCGCAAGAGTTGCTCAAGGATCATCCACTAAACCTGAAGCGTGTGGCTGAAGGCAAAGATCCTGCAAACAGCATCTGGCCATGGTCTCCGGGCTATCGTCCAAAGATGGAAACTATTGCCCAGACGTTCCCTTTCATGAAGAAAGGAGCTGTAATCTCGGCTGTCGACTTAATAAACGGAATTGGTTACTACGCTGGTCTTCGCCGCATTCCGGTGGAAGGTGCAACCGGACTTTATGATACCAATTATGAGAATAAAGTTGCTGCAGCGCTTGATGCTCTCCGTACAGACGACTTTGTTTACCTACACATTGAGGCAAGTGATGAGGCCGGACACGAGGGAGATGTGGATTTGAAGCTGAAAACCATAGAGAACCTGGATTCCCGTGCGGTGGGTCCTATTTATGAAGCAGTAAAGAACTGGGATGAACCTGTTGCTATTGCTGTGCTTCCTGATCATCCTACACCATGTGAACTGCGTACACACACTTCGGACCCTGTGCCGTTCCTTATTTATTATCCCGGCATTGAAGCAGATTCCGTACAGACTTTCGATGAATTCTCTGTAAAAGAGGGAGTATATGGTTTATTAAAGGAAAATGAGTTCATTAACGCGTTTTTGAGCAATGAATAA
- a CDS encoding RagB/SusD family nutrient uptake outer membrane protein has product MRLNKLIMVALGTLSLASCSDKMDYNEYNVYDKDYVTKNFIYVGNLMTAIYRQVDYDFGNYYSGAILGSASDESEYAVSGNSIEGFYNGSWSPSNAKSAIWSDSYTGIADCNLVLKEFQGLTFDELVLNSDYSQQMYRYHNYKHEARFWRAYFYFNLVRQYGAVPLVTENMTTDQKNALSKTSADDMFNYIFSECDDIKDSIVKDYSNLGSMTLSEQETGRANNLAVLALKARAALYWASPLFNANNDKERWHKAALYNKQLIDSCEVRGMKLAASYESLWATDNWSNAAVTSEIIFGRRVGSISTFEGYNYPIGIEGGNGGNCPTQTLVDAYEMQSTGLGIKETGSGYNENNPYAGRDPRFTSTIAKNGDTKWPSSNANALQTYYGGLNAEPLTGGTPTGYYLKKHCHSAISLASNSKFKVDNHTWITFRLGEFYLNYAEAVYKYLGSPYLTNDEFKISAVTAVNKIRARASMPDFPTALTNDAFWIKYKNERMVELAFEGHRFWDVRRWKEAATYFKSIQEMKLTKNTDGTITYTRNTVSRQWDDKMYLFPIPQTELMKNKNLTQNPGWN; this is encoded by the coding sequence ATGAGACTAAATAAATTAATCATGGTAGCTCTTGGAACACTGTCGCTTGCTTCATGTTCAGACAAGATGGACTACAATGAATATAATGTTTATGATAAAGATTATGTTACCAAGAATTTCATATACGTGGGTAACTTAATGACAGCTATATATCGTCAGGTAGACTATGACTTTGGTAACTACTATTCAGGAGCTATTTTAGGTTCAGCATCTGATGAATCTGAGTATGCTGTCAGTGGTAATTCTATTGAGGGTTTCTATAATGGTTCATGGAGTCCATCAAATGCAAAGAGTGCTATCTGGTCGGACAGCTATACAGGAATTGCAGATTGCAATCTTGTTTTGAAAGAATTCCAGGGACTTACTTTTGATGAACTTGTGTTGAATAGCGATTATAGCCAACAAATGTATCGTTATCACAACTATAAGCACGAAGCTCGTTTCTGGCGTGCATATTTCTATTTTAATCTTGTTCGTCAGTATGGTGCTGTGCCATTGGTCACTGAGAATATGACTACTGATCAAAAGAATGCACTTTCAAAAACATCGGCAGATGATATGTTTAATTACATCTTTTCGGAGTGTGATGATATAAAAGATTCTATAGTAAAGGATTATAGTAATTTAGGTTCTATGACTTTAAGCGAACAGGAAACAGGTAGGGCAAATAACCTGGCAGTGCTTGCACTCAAGGCGCGTGCTGCTCTTTATTGGGCAAGCCCCTTATTCAACGCAAATAATGATAAGGAACGTTGGCATAAGGCTGCTCTCTATAATAAGCAACTTATTGACTCTTGTGAAGTACGAGGAATGAAACTTGCTGCTTCTTATGAATCATTATGGGCAACAGACAATTGGAGTAATGCAGCTGTAACATCTGAGATCATCTTTGGTCGTCGTGTTGGTTCTATCAGTACATTTGAAGGTTATAACTATCCTATTGGTATTGAAGGAGGAAATGGTGGTAACTGTCCAACACAGACATTGGTCGATGCTTATGAAATGCAAAGCACCGGTCTTGGCATAAAAGAGACTGGTAGTGGTTATAATGAAAACAATCCTTATGCCGGACGTGACCCTCGTTTCACTTCTACCATTGCAAAGAACGGAGATACAAAATGGCCATCAAGTAATGCTAATGCATTGCAGACCTATTATGGCGGTTTAAATGCCGAACCGTTGACTGGTGGTACCCCAACAGGTTATTATCTTAAAAAGCATTGTCACTCTGCTATTAGTTTAGCATCAAACAGTAAATTTAAGGTTGATAACCATACATGGATTACATTCCGTCTTGGTGAGTTCTATCTGAATTATGCTGAAGCTGTATACAAATATTTAGGTAGTCCTTATTTAACAAATGATGAATTTAAAATATCAGCTGTTACTGCTGTTAATAAGATTCGTGCTCGCGCTAGTATGCCTGATTTTCCAACAGCACTGACAAACGACGCATTTTGGATAAAGTATAAAAACGAACGAATGGTTGAGTTGGCATTTGAAGGTCATCGCTTTTGGGATGTACGCCGTTGGAAAGAAGCTGCTACGTACTTTAAGAGTATACAAGAGATGAAACTGACAAAGAATACTGATGGTACAATCACTTATACCCGTAATACAGTCAGTCGTCAATGGGATGATAAAATGTATTTGTTCCCTATACCTCAGACAGAATTGATGAAGAATAAGAATCTGACACAGAATCCTGGTTGGAATTAA
- a CDS encoding PH domain-containing protein: MSFKISFSKGVWIISILTSIGIIVCLIFLGNDAFLQKDSYDIIKMILFFLVILTFIASLYFMPISLLLTSDKLVIRCLIHRVHIPLSNIAVIETAQKYKDFTDVRVFGNGGLWGYTGIFCNRGVGKYTAYVGNPQQAFYIRLKSGRNYLVSCDNFLIFAAKLSSLTSKFNVG; this comes from the coding sequence ATGAGTTTTAAAATAAGTTTTAGTAAGGGTGTCTGGATTATTTCCATATTGACATCTATTGGCATCATTGTTTGCCTCATTTTTCTAGGGAATGATGCTTTCTTGCAAAAGGATTCTTATGATATAATCAAAATGATATTATTTTTTCTAGTCATATTAACTTTTATTGCAAGTTTATATTTCATGCCAATAAGTTTGCTCCTAACGAGTGATAAACTTGTGATACGATGTTTAATACATAGAGTGCATATTCCGCTATCAAATATCGCTGTAATTGAAACTGCACAAAAATATAAGGATTTTACTGATGTTAGAGTATTTGGAAATGGTGGATTATGGGGTTATACAGGCATTTTTTGTAATAGGGGGGTTGGTAAATATACTGCATATGTAGGCAATCCTCAACAGGCGTTTTATATAAGGTTAAAGTCTGGAAGAAACTACCTGGTGAGTTGTGATAATTTTTTAATATTCGCAGCGAAGTTATCAAGTCTTACATCTAAATTTAATGTCGGATGA
- the thrC gene encoding threonine synthase: MKYYSTNKKAPVADLQEAVVKGLASDKGLFMPESIKPLPKEFFDQIETMSFQEISYRVADAFFGDDIPAETLKHIVYDTLNFDVPLVKVTEDIYSLELFHGPTLAFKDVGGRFMARLLGYFIKKQGQKNVNVLVATSGDTGSAVANGFLGVEGIHVYVLYPKGKVSEIQEKQFTTLGQNITALEVDGTFDDCQALVKSAFMDKELNEHMSLTSANSINVARFLPQSFYYFYAYAQLKKLGKADNAVFCVPSGNFGNITAGLFGKRMGLPISRFIASNNKNDIFYQYLKTGKYTPQPSVATIANAMDVGDPSNFARVLDLYGGSHEAIIKEISGATYTDEQISETVQWVYNKTHYLLDPHGACGYRALSEHLEPGETGVFLETAHPAKFLETVEKIIGEKVDIPAKLQAFMHGEKKTVLMTKDFAAFKQYLMNV; this comes from the coding sequence ATGAAATATTACAGTACCAATAAGAAGGCGCCGGTTGCGGACCTTCAGGAAGCGGTGGTAAAGGGACTGGCATCCGATAAAGGACTTTTTATGCCGGAATCAATTAAGCCACTGCCTAAAGAGTTTTTTGATCAGATTGAAACCATGAGTTTTCAGGAAATATCTTACCGTGTGGCAGATGCCTTCTTTGGTGATGATATTCCGGCCGAGACTTTGAAACATATTGTTTATGATACGCTGAACTTTGATGTTCCATTGGTAAAGGTAACAGAAGATATTTACTCTTTAGAGCTGTTTCATGGTCCTACATTGGCATTTAAAGATGTAGGTGGTCGTTTTATGGCCCGTCTTCTGGGTTATTTCATCAAGAAACAAGGGCAGAAGAACGTAAACGTATTGGTTGCCACTTCCGGTGATACAGGAAGTGCCGTGGCCAATGGCTTCTTGGGTGTGGAAGGAATTCATGTGTATGTGCTTTATCCAAAGGGAAAAGTAAGCGAGATACAGGAAAAACAGTTCACCACTCTGGGACAAAACATCACAGCTCTTGAAGTTGATGGCACGTTCGATGATTGTCAGGCGCTTGTAAAATCAGCCTTTATGGATAAGGAGCTGAATGAACACATGTCTTTAACATCTGCCAACTCTATTAATGTGGCACGTTTCCTTCCTCAGTCCTTCTATTACTTCTATGCTTATGCACAGTTGAAGAAACTAGGTAAGGCAGACAATGCAGTATTCTGTGTGCCAAGCGGTAACTTTGGTAACATTACTGCCGGATTGTTTGGCAAACGTATGGGATTACCAATTTCTCGTTTCATAGCTTCCAATAACAAGAACGATATATTCTACCAATACCTGAAAACAGGTAAGTATACACCGCAACCTTCAGTAGCAACCATTGCCAATGCTATGGATGTGGGCGATCCAAGTAACTTTGCACGTGTGCTCGATCTTTACGGGGGAAGTCATGAAGCAATCATAAAGGAAATAAGCGGAGCTACTTATACCGACGAGCAAATAAGTGAGACAGTGCAGTGGGTTTACAATAAAACTCATTACCTGCTCGATCCTCATGGCGCTTGTGGATACCGAGCCCTTTCAGAACACCTGGAACCAGGCGAAACAGGAGTGTTCCTTGAAACAGCTCATCCTGCAAAATTCCTTGAAACAGTAGAAAAGATAATAGGAGAGAAGGTAGATATCCCAGCCAAGCTGCAAGCATTTATGCATGGCGAGAAGAAAACCGTGCTTATGACGAAAGACTTTGCTGCATTCAAGCAGTATCTAATGAACGTATAA
- the thrA gene encoding bifunctional aspartate kinase/homoserine dehydrogenase I has product MKVMKFGGTSVGSVNSILNVKKIVEASEEPVIVVVSALGGITDQLINTSKIAAAGDASYEKDFREIVLRHVNMVKEVIPTGEKQLAVQKQIRALLDELKDIFQGICLIKDLSAKTADTIVSYGERLSSIIVAALIDGAKWFDSRKLIKTEFKHGKHNLDKELTNELIKEAFKEIPHVSLMGGFISSDKVSGDVTNLGRGGSDYTAAILAAALNASILEIWTDVDGFMTADPRVISNAYPIKELSYVEAMELCNFGAKVVYPPTIYPVCHKNIPIVIKNTFNPAAPGTVIVQEKSVSGGKAIKGISSINDTSLITVTGLGMVGVIGVNYRIFKALAKGGISVFMVSQASSENNTSIGVRTADAELACEVLNEEFAKEIEMGEISCITAENDLATVAVVGENMKHTPGIAGKLFGTLGRNGINVIACAQGASETNISFVIDARSLRKTLNVIHDSFFLSEYQVLNLFISGIGTVGGSLIEQIRCQQQNLMQQNGLKLNVVGIANSKRALFCREGIDLSKFREELKDKGIPNSPEVFRDEVIGMNIFNSVFVDCTASADVASIYKELLSHNISVVAANKIAASSKYEDYAELKQIARHRGVKFLFETNVGAGLPIINTINDLINSGDKILKIEAVLSGTLNYIFNKISADVPFSHTIKMAQEEGYSEPDPRIDLSGKDVIRKLVILAREAGYKIDQEDVAKNLFIPDEFFKGSLEDFWGKVPSLDADFEARRKVLESEKKHWRFVATFEEGKASVGLQEVDSHHPFYGLEGSNNIILLTTERYREYPMMIQGYGAGAGVTAAGVFADIMSIVNIR; this is encoded by the coding sequence ATGAAAGTAATGAAATTCGGCGGAACATCCGTAGGTTCCGTGAACAGCATTTTAAATGTTAAAAAAATAGTTGAGGCTTCTGAAGAGCCGGTCATTGTTGTCGTTTCTGCATTGGGAGGCATTACAGATCAGCTGATAAACACCTCTAAGATTGCTGCTGCTGGTGATGCATCTTACGAAAAAGATTTTCGTGAAATAGTGCTTCGCCATGTCAACATGGTTAAAGAAGTAATTCCTACAGGCGAAAAGCAACTAGCTGTTCAGAAACAAATCAGAGCACTTCTTGACGAACTGAAAGACATCTTTCAGGGAATTTGTCTGATAAAAGACCTCTCAGCGAAAACTGCCGATACTATTGTAAGTTATGGTGAAAGATTATCATCCATTATAGTAGCTGCGCTGATAGACGGCGCAAAATGGTTCGATTCACGAAAACTGATAAAGACTGAATTCAAGCACGGTAAGCATAATCTGGATAAGGAACTGACCAATGAACTGATCAAAGAGGCATTCAAGGAAATACCTCACGTCTCTCTGATGGGTGGATTTATCTCTTCCGATAAAGTGAGTGGAGATGTAACAAACTTAGGTCGGGGAGGATCAGATTATACAGCTGCGATTCTTGCGGCTGCTCTTAATGCTTCAATACTGGAAATATGGACAGACGTAGATGGCTTTATGACTGCCGACCCTAGAGTTATCAGCAATGCTTATCCTATTAAAGAGCTAAGTTATGTGGAAGCCATGGAGTTATGCAACTTCGGTGCAAAGGTGGTTTATCCTCCTACTATTTATCCTGTCTGCCATAAGAATATTCCTATCGTTATTAAGAATACATTTAATCCCGCTGCACCGGGAACTGTTATTGTTCAGGAAAAATCGGTTTCAGGTGGTAAAGCCATCAAGGGAATCTCTTCTATTAATGATACCAGCCTTATCACTGTAACAGGCTTGGGTATGGTAGGAGTTATCGGTGTTAATTACCGAATTTTCAAAGCTTTGGCAAAAGGTGGCATCAGTGTATTTATGGTTTCTCAGGCATCTTCCGAGAACAATACTTCCATTGGTGTAAGAACTGCTGATGCAGAACTGGCATGCGAAGTGCTTAATGAAGAGTTTGCCAAGGAGATAGAAATGGGCGAAATTAGCTGCATAACAGCTGAGAATGACTTGGCTACAGTGGCTGTTGTAGGAGAAAATATGAAACATACTCCGGGCATTGCCGGTAAGCTGTTTGGTACTCTGGGACGCAATGGTATAAACGTAATTGCTTGTGCACAGGGAGCTTCCGAGACTAATATCTCATTTGTAATTGATGCCAGATCATTACGTAAAACATTAAATGTAATCCATGACTCCTTTTTTCTTTCTGAATACCAGGTGCTGAACCTCTTTATCAGCGGTATTGGTACGGTAGGTGGCAGTCTTATTGAACAGATTCGTTGTCAGCAACAAAACCTGATGCAACAAAACGGACTGAAGCTTAATGTAGTAGGAATCGCAAATAGTAAACGGGCTCTTTTTTGCCGCGAAGGAATTGATCTTAGCAAATTTAGAGAAGAGCTAAAAGATAAAGGAATCCCCAATTCTCCTGAAGTATTCAGAGATGAAGTAATTGGGATGAACATATTCAACTCTGTTTTTGTGGATTGTACCGCAAGTGCAGATGTTGCTTCTATTTACAAGGAACTGCTTTCACACAATATTTCAGTGGTAGCTGCCAATAAAATTGCAGCATCATCTAAATATGAAGATTATGCTGAACTGAAACAGATAGCCCGTCACCGTGGAGTGAAGTTCTTATTTGAAACAAACGTAGGTGCAGGCCTCCCAATAATCAACACTATCAATGATTTGATTAACAGTGGTGATAAGATTCTGAAGATTGAAGCTGTTCTTTCGGGTACTTTGAACTATATCTTTAACAAGATTAGTGCTGATGTTCCTTTTAGCCACACTATTAAGATGGCTCAGGAAGAGGGTTACTCAGAACCCGATCCCCGTATCGACCTCAGCGGTAAGGATGTAATCCGCAAGCTGGTGATTCTGGCTCGTGAAGCCGGTTATAAGATTGATCAGGAAGATGTGGCGAAGAACCTTTTTATTCCCGATGAGTTCTTTAAAGGTAGTCTGGAAGATTTCTGGGGAAAAGTACCTTCTCTCGATGCAGACTTTGAAGCTAGAAGAAAAGTCTTGGAAAGCGAAAAGAAACACTGGAGATTTGTTGCTACCTTCGAGGAAGGTAAAGCATCTGTAGGATTGCAGGAGGTAGATTCTCACCATCCGTTCTACGGACTTGAGGGAAGCAATAATATTATTCTGCTCACAACGGAACGTTACCGTGAGTATCCAATGATGATTCAGGGATATGGAGCCGGAGCAGGGGTTACTGCAGCAGGAGTTTTTGCAGACATTATGAGTATCGTTAATATTCGGTAA
- a CDS encoding SusC/RagA family TonB-linked outer membrane protein — translation MKRLLLLFTWLFCGITLGVNAQNLLRGKVLDSDGQTPLIGAVVGIEGESGSHAVTNENGEFSLKVAKVPVKLKANYIGYNPGIVTIKELRKDLTIVLHENATQLNEVVVTALGISRAKKSLGYSAQEVSNESLTQAKESNIVNSLEGKIAGVRITNSQGDMGSSRIIIRGETSIAGENQPLFIIDGIAIDNSQLNAGGNSRDFKNAIADLNPEDIESMNILKGPNAAALYGSRAAHGVVVIKTKSGKGKKGLGIDVHSSTQFATILELPKYQNVFGQGADGQFSYVDGKGGGVNDGVDESWGPRLDGRLIPQFDSPIVNSVRQATPWIAHPNNVRDFFELGYTLNNGISITNSDDKFDFRLGYNNEKQNSIVPGSESRKNNITFNANYKVTSRLSVGATANYIDTYAPSLPGGPFGQRAAGVMLQFTWFGRQVDMNSLKQDYSRNWNNSYYSNPYWRAYYNTTSQQRNRIIGDVHFSYELLKELTFSFRSGTDYYNDRRKYKIKYGTNGTPYGSYAEDAYTLNENNTEYLLHYNKNLNDDFSLDALVGYNIRNKSLENNYQKAPRLAVADLYTLANSRDALTSSNTLSRLRNYGLYASAQLGYKNFAYLNVTGRNDWSSTLPAGKNSYFYPSANLSLLVTEWLPTLKSSTLSYLKLRGGWSQVGNDADPYQLYSTYTSESAFNGNPQLTSSQSGKNSNLKPEITSSTELGFEAGLFNNRLHLDFAYYNTVSKNQILNLETTAASGYTSQLLNAGKITNKGVEIQLGVTPIKKKDFSWDTNINYASNRNKVVKLDDAGRIKSYTIYSSTVQVLASVGQAYGTLFGTAFLRDGAGNIIVDAKGLPKADPTQRALGKFTPDWTGGISNTLNYKNISLSFLIDASFGGSIYSGSNMWGQYAGVLASTLPGRAAEFGGLSYYYPGNDNSKNAIAGKVGPSGEAISDNGIIFKGVTANGTPNNQIITADQYYKSFYSINEAYVYSSEFVKLRELSLTYRLPKGFASKIKLVDASVSLVGRNLWTIHKKVPNIDPEASFGTGNGQGVESLSLPTVRTFGINISAKF, via the coding sequence ATGAAAAGATTGTTACTACTTTTTACATGGCTGTTTTGCGGTATTACTTTGGGGGTAAATGCGCAGAATTTGCTTCGGGGAAAGGTTCTGGATTCAGATGGACAGACTCCACTGATTGGGGCAGTTGTTGGGATTGAGGGGGAGTCAGGCTCCCATGCCGTTACGAATGAGAATGGTGAGTTTAGTTTGAAAGTTGCCAAAGTGCCGGTAAAATTAAAGGCTAACTACATTGGGTATAATCCTGGTATTGTTACAATTAAAGAACTAAGGAAGGATCTGACTATTGTTCTTCATGAGAATGCCACACAATTAAATGAGGTTGTGGTAACTGCTCTGGGCATTTCAAGAGCAAAGAAATCTCTTGGATATTCAGCACAGGAAGTTTCAAATGAGAGCTTAACTCAAGCAAAAGAGAGTAACATTGTTAACTCTCTGGAAGGTAAAATTGCGGGTGTCAGGATTACCAATTCACAAGGTGATATGGGATCTTCACGTATTATTATCCGAGGTGAGACTTCTATTGCTGGAGAGAATCAACCTTTATTCATTATTGATGGAATTGCTATAGATAATTCGCAACTGAACGCTGGCGGTAATTCGCGTGATTTTAAAAATGCAATTGCCGACTTGAATCCGGAAGATATAGAATCTATGAATATTTTAAAGGGACCCAATGCTGCAGCTCTTTATGGATCACGTGCCGCACATGGTGTAGTTGTAATTAAAACGAAATCGGGTAAAGGTAAGAAAGGTTTGGGCATTGATGTTCATTCTTCTACCCAATTTGCTACTATACTGGAACTTCCTAAGTACCAAAATGTTTTTGGACAAGGAGCTGATGGACAATTTAGTTATGTAGATGGTAAAGGTGGCGGTGTAAATGATGGTGTGGACGAAAGTTGGGGACCACGCTTGGATGGCAGACTGATTCCTCAGTTTGATAGTCCTATAGTGAATAGTGTTCGCCAGGCTACTCCTTGGATAGCCCATCCTAACAATGTTCGCGATTTCTTTGAGCTTGGTTATACGCTGAATAACGGTATCTCTATAACAAATTCGGACGATAAGTTTGACTTCCGTTTGGGATACAATAATGAAAAACAGAACAGTATTGTACCTGGCAGTGAATCACGCAAGAATAATATTACATTTAATGCTAACTACAAGGTTACTTCTCGTTTGTCAGTAGGAGCTACTGCTAATTATATAGATACTTATGCACCTAGCTTACCCGGCGGTCCTTTCGGTCAGCGTGCTGCCGGAGTAATGTTACAATTTACCTGGTTTGGCCGTCAGGTGGATATGAATTCATTGAAACAGGATTATAGTCGTAACTGGAACAATAGTTATTATAGCAATCCTTATTGGAGAGCCTATTATAACACCACTTCTCAACAGCGTAACCGTATAATCGGTGATGTTCACTTTAGCTATGAATTGCTTAAAGAATTGACATTCTCATTCCGATCAGGTACCGATTATTACAATGATCGCCGTAAGTATAAGATTAAATATGGAACGAATGGTACTCCTTACGGATCTTATGCGGAAGATGCTTATACGTTGAATGAAAATAATACAGAGTATTTACTGCATTATAATAAAAATCTGAATGATGATTTTTCATTAGATGCTTTGGTGGGTTATAACATCCGTAATAAGTCATTGGAGAATAATTATCAGAAAGCTCCCCGACTGGCTGTAGCTGATCTCTATACTTTAGCTAATTCCCGTGATGCGCTTACCTCTAGTAATACACTCTCACGTTTGCGCAATTATGGACTATATGCTTCTGCTCAGTTGGGCTATAAAAATTTTGCATATTTGAATGTAACCGGACGTAATGATTGGTCATCAACTTTACCTGCCGGAAAGAATTCATACTTCTATCCATCAGCTAATTTAAGTTTACTTGTGACCGAGTGGTTACCTACATTAAAAAGTAGTACGCTTAGTTATTTGAAACTTCGTGGTGGATGGTCACAGGTTGGAAATGATGCTGATCCGTATCAATTGTACTCTACATATACTTCTGAGTCTGCTTTTAATGGCAATCCTCAGTTAACATCTTCCCAATCGGGTAAAAACAGTAATCTGAAACCGGAAATTACTTCTTCTACGGAGTTGGGTTTTGAAGCCGGTCTTTTCAATAATCGCTTGCATCTGGATTTTGCTTATTATAACACTGTTAGTAAGAATCAGATTCTGAATTTGGAAACTACAGCGGCCAGTGGTTACACTTCACAATTGCTTAATGCGGGGAAGATTACTAATAAGGGTGTTGAAATTCAATTGGGTGTTACACCAATTAAGAAAAAAGACTTTTCCTGGGATACCAACATTAACTATGCTTCAAACCGCAACAAAGTTGTTAAGTTAGACGATGCCGGACGAATAAAGAGCTATACAATATATTCCTCAACAGTACAAGTCTTAGCTTCTGTGGGACAAGCATACGGTACATTGTTTGGAACAGCATTCTTACGAGACGGTGCAGGCAATATTATTGTTGATGCTAAAGGACTTCCAAAAGCAGATCCTACACAACGTGCATTAGGTAAGTTTACTCCCGACTGGACTGGTGGTATATCCAATACTTTAAACTATAAGAATATATCACTCTCTTTCCTGATTGATGCAAGTTTTGGTGGTTCTATCTATTCGGGCTCAAATATGTGGGGACAGTATGCTGGTGTTTTAGCAAGTACTTTGCCTGGACGTGCAGCTGAATTTGGTGGATTGTCTTACTACTATCCGGGAAACGATAACTCTAAGAACGCAATAGCTGGCAAAGTTGGCCCGAGTGGAGAGGCTATTTCTGACAACGGTATCATCTTTAAAGGTGTAACAGCCAATGGCACTCCCAATAATCAGATTATTACTGCAGATCAGTATTACAAGTCTTTCTATAGTATCAATGAGGCTTATGTATATAGCTCTGAATTTGTGAAACTCAGAGAGCTGTCTCTTACCTATCGTTTGCCGAAAGGATTTGCCAGCAAAATTAAATTGGTGGATGCAAGTGTTTCTTTGGTTGGACGTAACTTGTGGACAATACATAAAAAAGTACCAAATATTGATCCTGAAGCTTCTTTTGGTACAGGTAACGGACAGGGTGTAGAATCTCTTTCATTGCCAACTGTAAGAACATTTGGTATCAACATTAGTGCTAAATTCTAA